TAGTGAAATTAAGGGATAACCTGTCAAGTCGGCCAAGTTTATGCGGCTGTCCAGCAGTGCTCCAAAATAAGACGAACAAACGGCTACTTCCTGCACATTTTTTACGGTTGTTTCAGTTAGCGATGCTGTTGGCACGGTTGGCGTAGTAACTACGGCCAAGTCGGCACTCCCGTCTTTCAAGGCCTCGATAGCTTGAGGTGTAGAATGATTACTGATTCGAATATGTATCCCTGGATATAGTAGACGATATTGCTTTATAAGTGGTAATAACAGGCAGTGCAAAGCTACTTCGCTGGCGGCAATGTAAATTTTGCCGTTTTGCAGATTACGATTTTCGGTCAATTCCTGTTCTCCGGCGTTGATATGGCGCATGGCGACACATAAGTGGTCATACAGCTGCCGGCCTTCGGGCGTTAATTTCATTCCTCGGCGTGAACGCAAAAACAGCGGACAGCCAAGCTCCGATTCCAGTTTTTTTATTGTTCGAGTAAGATTGGGCTGGTTGCTTAGAAGAACTTCAGCAGCACGAGAAACATTGCCGTACTTAGCAACGTAATAAAAAATACGATAGTAGTCATAACTTATATACATGCTTCTTACCTAACCTTTTGATTCAGTGTTGACTTAGTGTTTGTCTTGGTATGAATTTTATTATACATGTGAAATTGATATCGTGCATATGTCTAACATGTATTTTACACATGTACTGGTCTGTATCATAATGTATGCAGTCTTGAAGATAAATGAACAATAGGTTCATACAGAATAAATTTAAATACTGTTGTTGGTGAGATAATGGACTATTTGAGAGCAACTCAAACTGATTTGATCAAAGAGCGGGATACGGCGCGAGAACTTTTGGCGGAGATGGCCTCTGAAGGCTTGCAGGTCGATTTCTCCGTAATAAGACCGTCAACGGCTCAGCTTGATCTATCTTTGCCGATGCTTAACGTCATTGACAGCCACAGCGTACTTGATA
This is a stretch of genomic DNA from Mageeibacillus indolicus UPII9-5. It encodes these proteins:
- a CDS encoding LysR family transcriptional regulator produces the protein MYISYDYYRIFYYVAKYGNVSRAAEVLLSNQPNLTRTIKKLESELGCPLFLRSRRGMKLTPEGRQLYDHLCVAMRHINAGEQELTENRNLQNGKIYIAASEVALHCLLLPLIKQYRLLYPGIHIRISNHSTPQAIEALKDGSADLAVVTTPTVPTASLTETTVKNVQEVAVCSSYFGALLDSRINLADLTGYPLISLGQDTKSFEFYADFFAKHNLKYKPDIEAFTADQILPMVKADLGIGFVPREFLKGTEGVHQIDLIEKVPMRRLVLIRRKDQPLSMAARKLEAMILSQT